TATTTAGATATAATGGTGCAAGCAGCAGTTAGGTCAGGGCATTTAAAAGCAAAAACAGAACCAGAAAAAGCAGATGCATTCATTATAACCGTTCCAACACCTATAACAGAAGACAAAAAAGCAGATATGAGTTATGTTATATCCGCAACGGAAATGATTGTACCATATCTTGAGAAAGGCGATATAGTCGTATTAGAGTCTACTTCTCCAACAGGGACTGTAGAAGAATTAGTAATACCTATATTAGAAAAATCAGGTCTGGAAATTGGAAAAGAACTGTATGTAGGACATTCTCCAGAGAGAGTTCTACCTGGAAAAATATTATGGGAACTAGTTAATAATAATAGGATAGTAGGTGGGGTAAATAAGATTTCTGCCGAAAGGATAAAAGATTTGTATAAAATCTTTGTAAATGCAGATATATTTCTTACGACAGCGACGACAGCGGAAATGTGCAAAACTATGGAAAATACTTTTAGGGATGTAAATATTGCTTTGGCAAATGAATTAGCCAAAATCTCTGAAGAAGCTGGAATAAACGCATGGGAAGTAATAGAACTATGTAATAAACATCCAAGGGTTAATATCCATCAACCAGGTCCAGGAGTAGGAGGACATTGTTTAGCAGTTGATCCTTGGTTTATCATAGAGAAAAATCCAGAGTTAGCTAA
This genomic window from Tissierellales bacterium contains:
- a CDS encoding nucleotide sugar dehydrogenase, with the translated sequence MNQPKICVIGLGYIGLPTSAMFATHGCEVIGVDINGKVVEALSKGKTIIEEPYLDIMVQAAVRSGHLKAKTEPEKADAFIITVPTPITEDKKADMSYVISATEMIVPYLEKGDIVVLESTSPTGTVEELVIPILEKSGLEIGKELYVGHSPERVLPGKILWELVNNNRIVGGVNKISAERIKDLYKIFVNADIFLTTATTAEMCKTMENTFRDVNIALANELAKISEEAGINAWEVIELCNKHPRVNIHQPGPGVGGHCLAVDPWFIIEKNPELANIIELSRKTNDNMPGHVLNRIDEILKDVEGTKKVSILGITYKPNIDDTRESPILELIDLLDKREGFEINVYDPYIKNHKYQKSSIIEASKDSDLIVLGVNHDVFKNLPLNDMAEVMRNKNFFDTRNFISREDVEKKGFNYNLLGEK